Genomic segment of Luteolibacter arcticus:
GCTACTACACACGCTTTCCAAGCGTGCTCATTCGACCACTCTGACACCTGCCCTCAAGCGGAAGGGCGCGGACCCTAGGGACCACCCGCCTGCTTGGCAACCCGATTTTCGGAGAGAAAAATCCACGGCCGCTTTGCTCGCAGGCCGGCTTGTCGCACCGGGACAATTTGTCGCCCCGCGGCGCGCCAAGATGGCCAGTTTTGACGCACCCGCGACGCCCCCTCCCTGCATGACACAACTGCAAGCGACTGGCTTTCAAAGCCAAAACAATCCTCCGGGCGCGCTGGCACCCAGCTTGCGAAAGGCGGGACCAGCGAAACGTGCCCGCGACGAGCGGGCCCAGGCAAATCTCACCTCCAACCCACCTTAGCTTATGTCCAAGATTCTCGGCATCGACCTCGGCACCACAAACTCCTGCATGGCCATCATGGATGGCGGCGAAGCGGTCGTGCTGGAAAACTCGGAAGGTGCGCGCACCACGCCCTCCATCGTCGCTTTCACCAAATCCGGCGAGCGCCTCGTCGGTCAAGCCGCCAAGCGCCAGGCCGTCACCAATCCGAAGAACACCGTCTTCTCCGCCAAGCGCCTGATCGGCCGCAAGTTCTCCGAGCTTTCCGAGGCCGACAAGAAGATGCCCTACAAGATCGTCGAGGCCGCCAATGGCGATGCCCACATCCAGGTGGAAGTCGGCGGTGAAACCAAGACCTACTCGCCGCAGGAAGTCGCGGCCATGGTGCTTGGCAAGCTCAAGGCCGATGCCGAAGCAAAGCTCGGCGAAACCATCACCGACGCGGTGATCACCGTGCCGGCCTATTTCAACGACTCCCAGCGCAACGCCACCAAGGCCGCCGGGGAGATCGCCGGACTCAATGTCCGCCGCATCATCAACGAGCCGACCGCCGCGGCACTCGCCTACGGCCTCGACAAGAAGGCATCCGAAAAGATCGCCGTCTATGACCTCGGCGGCGGCACCTTCGACATCTCGGTGCTCGATATCGACGACGGCGTCTTCGAAGTGCTCGCCACCGATGGCGACACCCAGCTCGGCGGCGATGACTGGGACAACGCGCTGATCTCGTGGATCGTCGGCGAGTTCAAGAAGGATCAGGGCATCGACCTCTCCAGCCAGCCAGACGCGCTCCAGCGCATCAAGGAAGAGGCGGAAAAGGCCAAGATCGCCCTGTCTTCCAGCCAGTCTTACGACATCTCGCTCCCCTTCATCACCGCCGACCAGACCGGCCCGAAGCACATCCAACTTAGTCTTTCTCGCGCCAAGCTGGAGCAGCTCACCGACTCCCTGTTCGAGCGCACCAAGAAGCCCGTCCGCGACTGCCTCAAGGAAGCCGGCGTCTCCGCCTCACACGTCGATGAACTGGTTCTCGTCGGCGGCATGACCCGCATGCCCAAGGTCATCGAGGTCGCCAAGGAACTCGCCGGCAAGGAACCTCATCGCGGCGTCAACCCGGACGAAGTGGTCGCCATCGGCGCCTCCATCCAGGGCGGCGTGCTCAAGGGCGACGTGAAGGACGTGCTCCTGCTCGACGTGACCCCGCTCACGCTTTCGATCGAAACCGAAGGCTCGCGCGCCACCTCGATGATCGACCGCAACACCACCGTGCCGGTGAAGAAGTCGCAGGTCTTCTCGACCGCGTCGGACAACCAGCCCGCCGTGGACATCCGCATCTGCCAAGGCGAGCGCCCGATGTTCTCCGACAACAAGCTGCTCGGAAACTTCAAGCTGGATGGCATCACCCCGGCCCGCCGCGGCGAACCGCAGATCGAAGTGACCTTCGACATCGACGCCAACGGCATCCTTCACGTCTCCGCCAAGGACAAGCAGTCCGGCAAGGAGCAGAAGATCTCGATCCAAGGCTCGTCCGGTCTTTCCAAGGATGAAATCGAACGCGCCAAGGCAGAAGCCGAATCGCACGCCGAGGAAGACCGCAAGCGTGTCGAAGCCGTCGATACCAAGAACAAGGCCGAGAACCTTGTTTACAGCGTGGAAAAGCAGCTCACCGAGCTTCCCGCCGAAGCGCCAGAAGAACTCAAGTCCGGCATCCAGGCCAAGGTCGATGCCGTAAAGGACGCGCTCAAGTCCGATGACATCGACGCCATCAAGAGCAACGTCGCCACCCTCGAAAGCGCGCTGCAGGACCTCTACAACGCCGCCCAACAGGCCCAAGCCGCCGCCGGCGGTGGAGCCCCCGGTGCCGCACCTGACGTGGACGTCGAGGTCCCCGAGTCCGGCCCATCCGAACCCCGCCAAGCCAAGGGCAAGGTCGTGGAGGCTGAAGTCGTCGATAAATAATCCGGTTCTCACCTGATTGACGCCCGGCCTTCCGGGCGTCAATCACGCGTCCCCGCAAGAAGTCTTTCCCAACCCCTTTCCGCGTCGCCCCCAAGGCACGCGGCATCCCAACCAACCAACGCAAACCAAACCAAAGAACACATGGCTACCATCAAACCACTCGGTCAACGCGTGCTCGTGAAGCGGCTCGACGCCGAAGCTGTCAGCGCCGGCGGCATCGTCCTGCCCGACACCGCGAAGGAAAAGCCCCAGGAAGCCGAAGTCCTCAGCCTCGGCACCGGCGGCAAGGATGAAGATGGCAAGACCATCGAGTTCACCGTCAAGGTGGGCGACAAGGTCCTCATCTCCAAGTACGGCGGCACCGAAGTCAAAGTCGACGGACAGGAAGTCCTGATCGTTTCCGAGTCCGACATCCTCGGCATCGTCGCCTGAGGCGACCGGTTATTCGTTACTGGGGATTGGTTATTGGGAAGGAACTCCCGAACCGGCCCCGCTCGAATGACCCTCCTCAAAGATCCAAAAACAAGTAACAAAGTAACCATTTAGCACACCATGGCCAAACAACTCCAATTCGACGAATCCGCCCGCCAGGCCCTCCTGCGCGGTGTTGAGAAGCTCGCCCGTGCCGTCAAGGCAACCCTCGGCCCAGCCGGCCGCAATGTCATCCTCGACAAGAAGTTCGGCTCCCCGACCATCACCAAGGACGGCGTCTCCGTTGCCAAGGAAATCGAGCTCGAGTGCCCCTATGAAAACATGGGCGCCCAGTTGATTCGTGAAGTCTCCAGCCGCACCTCCGACATCGCCGGTGACGGCACCACCACCGCCACCGTGCTTGCCGAGGCCATCTACAAGGAAGGCCTCCGCAACGTCACCGCCGGTGCCAACCCGATCTCGCTCCAGCGCGGCATCATGAAGGCCACCGAGGCCATCGTGGCCCAGCTCAAGGTCATCTCCAAGGACGTCAACGACACCAAGGAAATCGCCCAGGTCGCCACCGTCTCCGCCAACTGGGACGAAACCATCGGCGGCATCATCGCCGATGCCATGGACAAGGTCGGCAAGGACGGCACCATCACCGTGGAAGAAGCCAAGGGCATCGAGACCACCCTCGACGTGGTCGAAGGCATGCAGTTCGACAAGGGCTACCTCAGCCCCTACTTCGTGACCGATGCGGAGAGCATGGAAGTCGTGCTCGACAACGCCTACCTCCTCATCAACGAGAAGAAGATCTCGTCCCTCAAGGACATGCTTCCTCTCCTCGAGAAGGTCGCCAAGACCGGCCGCCCGCTGCTCATCATCGCTGAAGATGTCGAAGGCGA
This window contains:
- the dnaK gene encoding molecular chaperone DnaK, producing MSKILGIDLGTTNSCMAIMDGGEAVVLENSEGARTTPSIVAFTKSGERLVGQAAKRQAVTNPKNTVFSAKRLIGRKFSELSEADKKMPYKIVEAANGDAHIQVEVGGETKTYSPQEVAAMVLGKLKADAEAKLGETITDAVITVPAYFNDSQRNATKAAGEIAGLNVRRIINEPTAAALAYGLDKKASEKIAVYDLGGGTFDISVLDIDDGVFEVLATDGDTQLGGDDWDNALISWIVGEFKKDQGIDLSSQPDALQRIKEEAEKAKIALSSSQSYDISLPFITADQTGPKHIQLSLSRAKLEQLTDSLFERTKKPVRDCLKEAGVSASHVDELVLVGGMTRMPKVIEVAKELAGKEPHRGVNPDEVVAIGASIQGGVLKGDVKDVLLLDVTPLTLSIETEGSRATSMIDRNTTVPVKKSQVFSTASDNQPAVDIRICQGERPMFSDNKLLGNFKLDGITPARRGEPQIEVTFDIDANGILHVSAKDKQSGKEQKISIQGSSGLSKDEIERAKAEAESHAEEDRKRVEAVDTKNKAENLVYSVEKQLTELPAEAPEELKSGIQAKVDAVKDALKSDDIDAIKSNVATLESALQDLYNAAQQAQAAAGGGAPGAAPDVDVEVPESGPSEPRQAKGKVVEAEVVDK
- a CDS encoding co-chaperone GroES; the encoded protein is MATIKPLGQRVLVKRLDAEAVSAGGIVLPDTAKEKPQEAEVLSLGTGGKDEDGKTIEFTVKVGDKVLISKYGGTEVKVDGQEVLIVSESDILGIVA